One Molothrus ater isolate BHLD 08-10-18 breed brown headed cowbird chromosome 14, BPBGC_Mater_1.1, whole genome shotgun sequence DNA segment encodes these proteins:
- the AMOT gene encoding angiomotin, with the protein MRNSEEQAATTVLQRLLQEQLRYGNPNDNRNLLALHQQATGNAPPFSSTGSPASQNEGLSSQEHQLVTHAARQEPQGQEIQVDNSIMEKQLSPRLQNSEDLPTYEEAKVQSQYFRGQPHASVGAAFYVTGVTNQKMRTEGRPTVQRVSPGKVHQDEGLKDLKQGHVRSLSERLMQLSLATSGVKAHAPVTSAPLSPLSPLSPQQSSDPYKNSGSNEFYKNSVQPPSQPSIKGMEQRGPPPEYPYKNVSTPSMNCKPQDSGHFYSDHRVSQQGRSDGPMMRYQHPPEYGSVRQNPDVQLQLQQRPPHHHSPTSSLTSLGSLTLLQSPPPSRLSPSQHQQPLTPSQADPGILPRPQQPFLSNPVQQGDLYRLCQPFLGPQQQQQQQGDSYSMRAQQIPSPYQQVQVDPFAIVSRAQQMVEILSEENRSLRQELDGCYEKVARLQKLETEIQQVSEAYKNLEKSSSKRDALEKAMRNKLEGEIRRLHDFNRDLRERMETANKQLAEKEFEGSEDNRKTISQLFAQNKETQREKEKLEIELAAARSTNEDQRRHIEIRDQALNNAQAKVVKLEEELKKKQVYVEKVEKMQQALVQLQAACEKREQLEHRLRTRLERELESLRMQQRQGTSQAANVSEYNATALMELLREKEERILALEADMTKWEQKYLEESVMRQFALDAAATVAAQRDTTVINHSPNPSYDTSLEARIQKEEEEILLANRRCLDMEGRIKTLHAQIIEKDAMIKVLQQRSRKEPGKTEQLSSMRPAKSLMSISNAGSGLLSHSSTLSSTPILEEKREDKSWKGSLGVLLGTEYRSESIPSTPSPVLPSTPLLSAHSKTGSRDCSTQTDRGSEQGKAAPSPAAPTPARLPSTNLSYSAEKTDGPLFHSSTLERKAPVQTVGQDLPDGEMVEYLI; encoded by the exons ATGAGGAATTCAGAAGAGCAAGCAGCTACGACAGTCTTACAGcgcctgctgcaggagcagctccgaTACGGGAACCCCAATGACAACCGCAACCTTCTGGCCTTACACCAGCAAGCCACAGGCAATGCCCCCCCTTTCAGCAGCACCGGCAGCCCGGCCTCTCAGAACGAAGGGCTGAGCTCCCAGGAGCACCAGCTGGTCACTCATGCTGCCcgccaggagccccagggccaGGAGATACAGGTGGACAACAGCATCATGGAGAAGCAGCTCTCACCACGCCTCCAGAACAGCGAGGACCTCCCGACCTACGAGGAGGCCAAGGTGCAGTCGCAGTATTTCCGGGGCCAGCCGCACGCCAGCGTCGGGGCCGCCTTCTACGTCACGGGCGTCACCAACCAGAAGATGAGGACTGAGGGGAGGCCCACGGTGCAGCGGGTGAGCCCGGGGAAGGTGCACCAGGACGAGGGACTGAAGGACCTCAAGCAGGGCCACGTGCGCTCCCTGAGCGAGCGGCTGATGCAGCTGTCCCTGGCCACCAGCGGGGTCAAGGCCCACGCGCCCGTCACCAGCGcgccgctgtccccgctgtccccgctctCTCCCCAGCAGTCCAGCGACCCTTACAAAAATTCTGGCTCCAATGAGTTCTACAAGAACTCGGTGCAgcccccttcccagcccagcatcaAAGGAATGGAGCAGCGGGGGCCTCCCCCAGAGTACCCTTACAAAAACGTGTCCACCCCGTCTATGAACTGCAAGCCTCAGGACTCGGGGCATTTCTATAGTGACCATCGTGTGAGCCAGCAGGGAAGATCTGATGGGCCTATGATGAGGTATCAGCATCCCCCTGAGTATGGCTCAGTCAG GCAGAACCCAGATGTGCAGCTGCAGTTACAACAGAGACCACCTCACCACCACAGCCCAACTTCTTCCTTGACATCCCTGGGATCTTTGACTTTGCTCCAGTCTCCACCACCCTCTaggctgtccccatcccagcaccagcaaCCTCTGACTCCCAGCCAGGCAGATCCTGGCATTCTGCCCCGGCCCCAGCAGCCTTTCCTGTCCAACCCAGTGCAGCAGGGGGATCTGTACCGACTatgccagcccttcctgggcccccagcagcagcagcagcagcaaggagactCCTACTCCATGAGAGCCCAGCAGATCCCTTCCCCCTACCAGCAGGTGCAAGTGGATCCTTTTGCCATCGTGTCCAGGGCCCAGCAAATGGTGGAAATCCTGTCCGAGGAGAACCGGTCCCTGCGGCAGGAGCTGGATGGCTGCTATGAGAAGGTGGCCCGGCTGCAGAAG ctggaaacagaaattcagcAAGTTTCAGAGGCCTACAAAAACCTAGAGAAATCATCCTCTAAGCGGGATGCCCTGGAAAAAGCCATGAGAAACAAACTGGAAGGAGAAATTCGTAGGCTTCATGATTTCAACAGGGATCTAAGAG AACGCATGGAGACAGCCAACAAGCAGCTGGCAGAGAAGGAGTTTGAGGGCTCTGAAGACAATCGCAAAACCATCTCCCAGCTCTTTGCACAAA ACAAGgaaacacagagggaaaaagagaaactggaaatagagctggctgctgcccgCTCCACCAACGAGGACCAGCGGAGACACATCGAGATCCGAGACCAGGCCCTGAACAACGCTCAGGCCAAGGTGGTGAAACTGGAGGAGGAG CTGAAGAAGAAGCAGGTCTATGTTGAGAAGGTGGAGAAGATGCAGCAGGccttggttcagctgcaggCAGCGTGTGAgaagagggagcagctggagcaccGGCTGCGCACCCGCCTGGAGAGGGAGCTGGAATCTCTCCGCATGCAGCAG CGTCAGGGCACATCTCAGGCTGCCAACGTCTCTGAGTACAACGCCACAGCGCTGATGGAGCTCCTGCGTGAGAAGGAGGAGAGGATCCTGGCTCTGGAAGCTGACATGACCAAGTGGGAACAGAAATACCTGGAGGAAAGTGTGATGAGACAGTTTGCTTTGGATGCAGCTGCGACTGTGGCTGCTCAGAG GGACACCACGGTGATCAACCACTCGCCCAACCCCAGCTACGACACCTCCCTGGAAGCTCGAAtccagaaggaggaggaggagatccTGCTGGCCAACAGGAGATGTCTCGACATGGAGGGAAG GATTAAGACCCTGCACGCCCAGATCATCGAGAAGGATGCCATGATCAAAGTGCTGCAGCAGCGTTCCCGCAAGGAGCCTGGCAagacagagcagctctcctCCATGAGACCTGCCAAGTCCCTCATGTCCATCTCCAACGCTGGCTCAGGCTTGCTGTCCCACTCCTCAACCCTGAGCAGCACCCCCATCCtggaggagaagagggaggaCAAGAGCTGGAAGGGCAGCCTGG GTGTTCTGCTGGGAACAGAATATCGCTCTGAATCCATCCCCTCCACcccctctcctgtcctgccctccaCACCACTGCTGTCAGCCCACTCCAAGACAGGCAGCAGAGACTGCAGCACCCAGACAGACAGGGGCAGTGAGCAGGgcaaagctgctccttcccctgcagctcccaccccagCACGACTCCCCAGCACCAACCTGAGCTACAGCGCAGAGAAAACAG ATGGGCCACTCTTCCACTCCAGCACTCTTGAAAGAAAAGCCCCTGTTCAGACTGTGGGGCAGGACCTCCCAGATGGAGAGATGGTAGAATACCTCATCTGA